The following are encoded together in the Vibrio splendidus genome:
- a CDS encoding LysR family transcriptional regulator: MHHFNIRALEYLNALSKYGSLRKASKMMNVDPAAMSRMLTQLEAQAEMKVWERNNRQSLLTEAGNELLNYYRSIVRGEAAVLARLTKLKNLKGGNVSIAIGEGFITNLVSKPMQTFMARYPDINLSIEIAGALDAVKMLEDQQIDFAITYASAPHPKLHSHVERSHPLELIAPKGHFLTMKEAPVTLQDIKDVSLALIDNSTGMGRLVKQAEQISHLTLQPKLQTNSVTALTNFVSAGLGVTFMPKLTVIDEIKSGQIEVVATELDMLSKATVKVQSLKGRALTLQAETLLDFLLENATFLSHDAYNI; this comes from the coding sequence ATGCACCACTTTAATATCCGCGCGCTGGAATACCTTAATGCTTTATCGAAATACGGGTCATTGCGTAAGGCGTCTAAGATGATGAACGTTGATCCTGCGGCAATGAGTCGGATGCTGACACAGTTAGAAGCGCAAGCGGAAATGAAAGTATGGGAGCGCAACAACCGCCAATCACTGTTAACTGAAGCGGGTAATGAACTGCTGAATTACTACCGTTCCATTGTTCGGGGAGAGGCCGCAGTACTTGCTCGACTAACCAAGCTTAAAAACCTCAAAGGAGGCAATGTCAGCATTGCCATCGGTGAAGGGTTTATTACCAACTTGGTGTCAAAGCCGATGCAAACCTTCATGGCTCGATACCCTGATATCAACTTATCAATTGAGATTGCTGGGGCATTGGACGCTGTCAAGATGTTGGAAGATCAACAGATCGATTTCGCGATTACTTATGCTTCTGCACCGCACCCTAAACTGCACTCCCACGTTGAACGCAGCCATCCGCTGGAATTGATTGCTCCGAAAGGACACTTCCTTACGATGAAAGAAGCGCCTGTGACACTGCAAGATATTAAGGATGTGTCTTTGGCGTTGATCGACAACTCAACAGGGATGGGTCGATTGGTCAAGCAGGCCGAACAAATCTCCCACCTTACCTTACAGCCGAAGCTTCAAACCAATTCGGTCACTGCACTGACTAACTTTGTTTCAGCAGGATTGGGTGTAACCTTTATGCCTAAGCTCACCGTGATCGATGAGATAAAGTCAGGGCAGATAGAAGTGGTTGCGACCGAGTTGGATATGCTTTCGAAGGCGACGGTTAAGGTTCAATCTTTGAAAGGCCGAGCACTCACGCTACAAGCCGAAACCTTGTTAGATTTCTTACTCGAGAACGCCACTTTCTTGAGCCATGACGCTTACAATATCTAG
- a CDS encoding DHH family phosphoesterase, whose amino-acid sequence MANLKFESFLERLKGDKRIIIQAHDFPDHDAISSAYALAYLLKKKGLCPFITFHGYIDRVSLRNLIDWIDIPIYEPKDLKLQPDDKIIVVDGCIGEKNVIDFPGIEVGVIDHHQVKAPDFVWYSDIRSNYGSTATIMVEYYRYFSLPMPQNIATALLVGLSFDTANFTRGVGTADLKALLYLQAKANNDMVNKICRNQVEFHELKLFYSMLDSLRREKNAAFAVLPEGCPKNMLGVLGDFLLSVDELDIVVLTARNREKTFISLRSECSKNNVAKIVRRALNEKGIGFGGGHPHMAGGIINKQFEFSSELACVYDLIRPNLLLDA is encoded by the coding sequence ATGGCAAATTTAAAGTTCGAAAGCTTTCTAGAGCGGCTTAAGGGTGATAAGAGAATCATTATTCAAGCTCATGACTTCCCTGACCATGATGCGATCTCTTCCGCATACGCGCTTGCATATTTATTAAAAAAGAAAGGGTTGTGCCCGTTTATTACGTTTCATGGTTACATAGATAGAGTGTCACTCAGAAACTTAATAGATTGGATAGATATCCCAATCTATGAGCCAAAAGATTTAAAATTGCAACCGGATGATAAGATTATTGTTGTTGATGGTTGTATTGGCGAGAAAAATGTTATCGACTTTCCAGGGATTGAGGTGGGAGTGATAGATCACCATCAAGTGAAAGCGCCTGATTTTGTATGGTATTCCGATATACGCTCAAACTATGGCTCAACTGCAACCATTATGGTTGAATATTACCGCTATTTTTCTTTGCCGATGCCACAGAATATCGCAACAGCACTACTGGTTGGTTTGAGCTTTGATACCGCAAACTTTACCCGAGGGGTAGGAACTGCAGATCTAAAAGCACTGTTGTATCTTCAGGCGAAGGCCAACAATGATATGGTTAACAAAATTTGTCGAAATCAAGTAGAGTTTCACGAATTAAAGCTTTTCTATTCAATGCTCGACAGCTTACGTCGTGAAAAAAATGCCGCGTTTGCAGTGCTTCCTGAGGGGTGTCCTAAAAATATGCTTGGCGTATTAGGAGATTTCCTGCTGAGCGTTGATGAGCTCGATATTGTCGTCCTCACGGCTAGAAATAGAGAGAAAACCTTTATCTCTCTCCGTTCAGAGTGTTCAAAAAACAATGTCGCGAAGATAGTTAGAAGGGCTCTTAATGAAAAAGGGATTGGTTTTGGCGGCGGGCACCCTCATATGGCTGGCGGCATTATCAACAAACAATTTGAATTCAGCAGTGAACTTGCTTGTGTTTATGACTTGATTCGACCGAACCTTTTACTTGATGCCTAA
- a CDS encoding transglycosylase SLT domain-containing protein, which produces MYKTITKTGLAIAISAAVSFPTLAVSDSQKQQLNNAVVKTSQSQEEKLKEFHAYVNAYLDEYEQWRDEYTNKLDERRTDLIKTWGEGEVSSQTKQVDYSQNDQVKTAVDYESNTATVSVLVDEDSSPEEIEALVRKIPVEVEGKTVDLANLKAEDHAVLYSLDREQQEKNFVIEQTQSQMNELDVQAERLIQSDTGIPDSFIYQRAHNKKLALLTKAQERIAAQTKLYNEMRAKHGIEVTRPEPQVEVVELVEKVESPKEVVKSEPVAEPKQPSKVVQMTVEDAAETHAVKPQPVVEVAATPVKPKKVVTYKVKLPENSLKSRASKYTPLAEKESKNWEIDAALIMAIMHSESAFRPDAKSHVPAFGLMQVVPTSAGHDVNKQVRNIDAPMKASDLYQPVINVETGTAYLDILNSKYLRKIENDQSRLYCMIAAYNTGAGNVARAFNKDRSTSIGKASKVINKMTPEEVYNQLVAKLPYDETKNYLKKVNSRIALYK; this is translated from the coding sequence ATGTATAAAACGATCACCAAGACCGGGCTGGCTATTGCAATTTCAGCAGCTGTTAGCTTTCCAACACTCGCAGTGTCAGATAGCCAAAAGCAACAACTTAATAATGCGGTTGTAAAAACAAGTCAATCCCAAGAAGAAAAACTTAAAGAATTTCATGCTTATGTAAATGCATACTTGGATGAGTATGAACAATGGCGTGACGAATATACCAATAAACTTGATGAGCGCCGAACAGACCTTATTAAAACTTGGGGTGAAGGAGAGGTATCTTCTCAAACAAAACAGGTCGATTATTCACAAAACGATCAAGTTAAGACCGCAGTGGATTATGAAAGTAATACCGCTACGGTTTCTGTTTTAGTTGATGAAGACAGTAGCCCTGAAGAGATAGAAGCGCTTGTAAGAAAAATCCCTGTTGAAGTTGAGGGGAAAACGGTTGATCTAGCCAATCTGAAAGCGGAAGACCATGCGGTTTTGTATTCTTTAGATAGAGAACAACAAGAAAAGAACTTCGTTATTGAACAAACACAGAGTCAAATGAATGAACTTGATGTTCAAGCGGAGCGATTGATTCAATCTGATACCGGTATTCCTGACTCGTTCATCTACCAGCGAGCTCACAATAAGAAACTAGCACTGCTTACTAAAGCACAAGAGCGTATTGCTGCTCAGACTAAGCTTTACAACGAAATGCGTGCTAAACACGGAATTGAAGTAACACGACCAGAACCTCAGGTTGAAGTCGTTGAACTGGTTGAAAAAGTAGAATCCCCTAAGGAAGTCGTGAAATCAGAGCCAGTTGCAGAACCAAAGCAACCTTCGAAAGTGGTTCAAATGACCGTAGAGGACGCAGCTGAAACTCACGCTGTGAAACCTCAGCCTGTAGTGGAAGTGGCTGCTACGCCAGTGAAACCTAAAAAGGTGGTTACCTACAAAGTGAAGCTTCCTGAGAACAGCTTGAAATCTCGTGCGAGCAAATATACACCTCTCGCAGAGAAAGAAAGCAAGAACTGGGAAATAGATGCAGCATTGATTATGGCGATCATGCACTCCGAGTCTGCTTTCCGCCCAGATGCTAAATCCCACGTACCTGCATTTGGTCTTATGCAAGTTGTTCCGACCAGCGCTGGGCATGATGTAAATAAACAAGTTCGAAATATTGATGCGCCAATGAAGGCTTCAGATTTGTATCAACCCGTCATCAACGTTGAAACTGGTACTGCTTATTTAGACATCCTAAATAGTAAATATTTACGTAAGATCGAGAATGATCAAAGTCGTTTGTATTGCATGATTGCGGCTTACAACACCGGTGCGGGAAACGTTGCTCGAGCGTTTAACAAAGACCGCTCAACTAGCATTGGTAAAGCATCTAAAGTGATCAATAAGATGACTCCTGAAGAAGTGTACAACCAATTGGTCGCGAAGTTGCCATACGATGAAACAAAAAACTATTTGAAGAAAGTGAACAGCCGTATCGCACTATATAAATAA
- a CDS encoding transporter substrate-binding domain-containing protein, producing MAFEPMTAYQDIKYELAFRTDMFNFWNGNKSNKRQHYEFELIRSLLNWNSNESVVVHDDKTDFPRAEDEGNIFNKDYDVLVTVAGNKKFANKPVIKLNSPICKGLLGHRILIVREQDQPTFHHIHSDQLKSLTAGIPATWADAELFRVNGYRILEQGTLPEILKLLSDKKCDYVSLGANEVKSIYQEHASLLEGLMIEESILLYYPLPLVFYVHPDKVQFAQLLDDKLQDFMLSGEFDSLFNQHFGNVVSSTGLESRKMINLTNPELPDEFGSFQSNFAS from the coding sequence TTGGCTTTTGAACCTATGACAGCATATCAAGATATAAAATACGAGTTAGCCTTTAGGACAGATATGTTTAACTTTTGGAATGGCAATAAATCAAATAAAAGACAGCACTACGAATTCGAACTGATCCGCAGCTTATTGAATTGGAATTCAAATGAATCTGTTGTCGTTCACGACGACAAGACCGATTTTCCGAGAGCAGAGGATGAGGGGAATATATTCAACAAGGATTATGACGTACTCGTTACAGTCGCAGGGAACAAAAAATTTGCAAATAAACCTGTAATCAAGCTCAACTCTCCAATTTGCAAAGGCTTACTAGGGCACCGTATTTTAATCGTTCGGGAACAAGATCAACCTACATTCCATCATATCCATAGTGATCAATTGAAATCACTGACAGCTGGAATTCCGGCGACATGGGCTGACGCTGAGCTGTTTAGAGTAAATGGATATCGAATACTAGAGCAAGGAACGTTACCAGAGATTCTTAAACTTCTCTCAGATAAAAAGTGTGATTATGTGTCACTCGGCGCCAATGAAGTAAAAAGTATATACCAAGAACACGCAAGCTTGCTGGAGGGGCTAATGATAGAAGAAAGCATTTTGCTTTATTACCCTCTTCCCTTGGTCTTTTATGTACACCCAGACAAGGTGCAATTTGCACAATTATTGGATGATAAACTTCAAGACTTCATGTTAAGTGGTGAGTTTGATTCACTGTTTAACCAGCATTTTGGAAATGTCGTGAGCTCAACTGGACTAGAAAGCCGTAAGATGATTAACCTCACCAATCCAGAGCTGCCTGACGAGTTTGGATCATTTCAATCTAATTTCGCCTCATAA
- a CDS encoding ETEC_3214 domain-containing protein, with protein sequence MSEEQKKDVPKEIKDELKELQDNQESLLEAQSKGNLARTIGLLSVVSIALGGFNDSFDAIEKMVDFGLSQMTDIPSHKKLEKVYIRSSAEVLDQTFGAPVYIKRSTSDDVIKYYKDDNFILSSITRDNAIVAYLVFPDEGFTPETLEHAGGSEFFNQPFNAIESVNEIRASFARTGNYYIEENNGGEFGYLYSSISGASEFITPLTKNNRKLLSEVVDSLTMDEHVVKSVQSLRLNAKPNFYGYSTLGVGALEEAILSNTEYRLIHKS encoded by the coding sequence ATGTCTGAAGAACAAAAAAAAGACGTTCCAAAAGAAATTAAAGATGAGCTGAAAGAGCTCCAAGATAACCAAGAGTCGTTGTTAGAAGCTCAAAGTAAAGGGAACTTGGCGCGCACTATTGGTTTGTTGTCTGTAGTTTCAATTGCTTTGGGTGGGTTTAACGATAGTTTTGATGCAATCGAAAAGATGGTTGATTTTGGTCTTTCACAAATGACTGATATTCCGTCACACAAAAAGCTTGAAAAAGTGTACATCCGCTCATCAGCTGAAGTATTAGATCAGACATTTGGTGCCCCCGTTTATATCAAACGTTCAACTAGCGATGACGTTATAAAGTACTACAAAGACGATAACTTTATTCTTTCATCTATTACTAGAGATAATGCCATTGTTGCTTATCTTGTATTTCCAGATGAAGGCTTTACACCTGAAACATTAGAGCATGCAGGTGGTTCGGAGTTTTTCAACCAGCCTTTTAATGCCATTGAAAGTGTCAATGAAATTCGAGCGTCGTTCGCTAGAACCGGTAATTATTACATTGAAGAAAATAATGGCGGTGAGTTTGGCTACTTATATTCTTCAATCAGTGGCGCTAGTGAATTCATTACACCTTTGACAAAAAACAATAGGAAATTGCTTTCTGAAGTTGTTGACTCGCTGACTATGGATGAACATGTCGTAAAGAGCGTACAGTCTTTACGTTTGAATGCGAAGCCTAATTTCTATGGTTACAGTACGTTAGGTGTAGGGGCTCTAGAAGAAGCTATTTTGTCTAACACAGAATATCGTTTAATTCATAAGAGTTAA
- a CDS encoding LPP20 family lipoprotein: MKKLIIATSLVTALVGCQSNNNTLEQAQNFASCTFPDAPTVEAPGWICDVVPTDVAIGATGYAKKSAAGMSVMRKIAVNDARVNLAAEFETDVSNLFQSATDGAVSTSAGEGVTLVTENVQEAFESITKSVVSKRLTNSRILVSQASPAGGLYVLVGMDQAAYDANMNKIIDEVGGEDSALWNQFNDEKAAADLAAVFDSLKK, from the coding sequence ATGAAAAAACTAATTATTGCAACGTCACTAGTTACAGCTCTAGTTGGCTGCCAAAGCAACAACAATACACTAGAGCAAGCTCAAAATTTTGCGTCATGCACGTTCCCAGATGCGCCGACTGTTGAAGCCCCTGGTTGGATCTGTGATGTGGTTCCTACAGATGTAGCTATTGGTGCAACAGGTTATGCGAAGAAAAGCGCAGCAGGTATGAGCGTTATGCGCAAAATTGCTGTGAATGATGCTCGTGTAAACCTTGCCGCGGAATTTGAAACAGATGTGAGTAACTTATTTCAATCTGCTACCGACGGTGCTGTCTCAACATCTGCTGGGGAAGGCGTAACGCTAGTAACTGAGAATGTTCAAGAGGCATTTGAAAGCATTACTAAATCGGTAGTGAGTAAAAGACTTACAAATAGCCGAATATTGGTAAGCCAAGCAAGCCCTGCTGGTGGTCTTTATGTATTAGTTGGTATGGACCAAGCAGCTTATGATGCAAATATGAATAAAATTATCGACGAAGTAGGTGGTGAAGATTCTGCTCTTTGGAATCAATTCAATGACGAAAAGGCCGCCGCAGATCTTGCTGCCGTATTCGATTCTTTGAAAAAATAA
- a CDS encoding D-amino acid dehydrogenase: protein MEVIVIGSGVIGLTSAWYLAKEGHSVTVIDRQDGSGKETSFANAGQISYGYSSPWAAPGIPLKAMKWLAQEHAPLKVKPSLSPELVSWATKMLANCNEAKYAQNKSRMLRVANYSRDCLTELRTSEQLAYEGRQKGTLQVFRSEKQLDFIQQDMKLLKESGIEHSLFDVEQCLSIEPGLSDVKDKLVGGLYLPHDETGDCHQFCLTLTEKAKQLGVRFVFDTEVVKLNHQNQTIESITTTQGDFKADAYVVASGSYSRDLLKQVDLSIPVYPVKGYSLTLPIVNADKSPTSTVMDETYKVAMTRFDDRIRIAGTAELAGFDYLIPEKRKATIDMVIKDLFPQAGDFSKAEYWTGLRPMTPDGTPIIGKTPIKNLFTNTGHGTLGWTMACGSGKILASVVSGSSSDIKTDDLSIHRYL from the coding sequence ATGGAAGTTATTGTAATTGGCAGCGGTGTTATTGGGTTGACTAGCGCATGGTATTTGGCTAAAGAAGGTCACTCGGTCACGGTTATTGATCGTCAAGATGGCAGTGGTAAAGAAACCAGCTTTGCGAATGCTGGGCAAATTTCTTACGGCTATTCTTCACCATGGGCGGCGCCTGGTATCCCTTTGAAAGCGATGAAATGGTTAGCCCAAGAACATGCCCCTCTCAAAGTAAAGCCTTCGCTTTCTCCCGAGTTAGTTTCTTGGGCAACGAAGATGCTCGCCAACTGCAACGAAGCTAAATATGCACAGAACAAATCGCGGATGTTGAGAGTCGCGAACTACAGCCGAGATTGCCTGACTGAGCTAAGAACCAGTGAGCAATTGGCTTATGAAGGTAGGCAGAAAGGGACGCTACAAGTGTTTCGAAGCGAAAAGCAATTGGATTTCATTCAGCAAGATATGAAGCTGCTTAAAGAAAGTGGAATTGAGCACTCGTTGTTTGATGTTGAGCAATGCCTATCCATTGAACCAGGTTTATCAGATGTGAAAGATAAGCTGGTTGGCGGCCTGTATTTACCACATGATGAAACCGGTGATTGCCATCAATTCTGTTTAACCTTAACTGAGAAAGCCAAGCAACTCGGTGTTAGGTTCGTGTTTGATACTGAAGTAGTCAAGCTCAATCATCAGAATCAAACCATTGAAAGTATTACCACGACTCAAGGTGACTTCAAAGCGGACGCTTACGTGGTCGCTTCAGGAAGCTATTCTCGAGACTTGTTGAAGCAAGTCGACTTGTCGATACCTGTCTATCCAGTGAAAGGGTATTCGCTAACGCTACCGATCGTGAATGCAGATAAGTCACCAACCTCTACTGTAATGGATGAAACCTACAAGGTGGCGATGACGCGTTTTGATGACCGAATTCGTATTGCGGGTACGGCAGAGCTCGCTGGTTTTGACTACCTAATCCCAGAAAAACGCAAAGCCACGATTGATATGGTGATCAAAGATCTCTTTCCACAAGCGGGTGATTTTTCAAAGGCAGAGTATTGGACTGGGCTAAGACCAATGACGCCAGATGGCACGCCTATTATCGGCAAGACTCCGATTAAGAACTTATTTACCAATACGGGCCATGGAACATTGGGTTGGACGATGGCGTGTGGTTCAGGGAAGATCTTGGCAAGTGTAGTCAGTGGTTCTTCAAGTGATATCAAAACAGATGACTTGAGTATTCATCGTTATCTATAA